A genomic region of Arachis hypogaea cultivar Tifrunner chromosome 5, arahy.Tifrunner.gnm2.J5K5, whole genome shotgun sequence contains the following coding sequences:
- the LOC112802452 gene encoding uncharacterized protein: protein MEEVKSAVEEHMDLMADLVQKLSSELRAGLRPAYDNFIGFFHAIDWKEPWLIGLAGFHIVLLLVTIITRRKTNFQMCLFLLTLAGVYLAERLNTVLRMNWKSFSSQNYFDPNGLFMSVLWSGPLLVIAMIILINTLFSLCYLIVRWKRAELRHRARIAHSKEE from the exons ATGGAGGAGGTGAAATCTGCAGTGGAGGAGCACATGGATCTCATGGCAGATCTCGTCCAGAAGCTCTCTTCCGAGCTTCGTGCCGGCCTCCGCCCCGCCTACGACAACTTCATCGGCTTCTTCCACGCCATTGATTGGAAG GAACCATGGTTGATTGGTTTGGCTGGGTTCCATATAGTGTTGCTTCTTGTGACTATCATCACCAGGAGGAAAACTAACTTCCAGATGTGTTTGTTCCTTCTCACAT TGGCCGGTGTATATCTCGCTGAGAGGCTTAACACTGTTCTGAGGATGAACTGGAAAAGCTTCTCTAGTCAGAACTATTTTGATCCAAATGGACTATTCATGTCTGTTCTTTGGTCGGGGCCCCTTCTCGTCATTGCTATGATAATTCTG ATCAACACACTCTTCTCCTTGTGTTACTTGATTGTTAGGTGGAAAAGAGCTGAACTAAGACATCGTGCAAGGATTGCTCATAGTAAGGAGGAATAG